A window of Amyelois transitella isolate CPQ chromosome 30, ilAmyTran1.1, whole genome shotgun sequence contains these coding sequences:
- the LOC132903800 gene encoding uncharacterized protein LOC132903800, protein MCTRMKGKIVTPLMGNLPQQRIAPDGYPFQSVGVDYAGPLMCASRQGRGCRLVKVYIALFVCFTTKAIHLELVGDLTSNNFLLALRRFMSRRGKPTDLYSDNGTSFTGAYKEISEFLKNNCNSLSDSAASESIHFHFIPAHAPHFGGLWEAGVKSTKYHLHRVLGNCNLTYEELYTTLTQIEAVLNSRPITPLSSDPTDLSPLTPGHFLIGRPLTSLPQDDYRTKSFDHLTRFQRIEQLRQHFWARWSKEYIAELQQRTKWRTSQDNLKLDTLVVVKDDNLPPLKWRLGRVVAIHPGLDGIARVADIRTAAGVIRRAFSKICPLPVFSTTG, encoded by the coding sequence TTTACCACAGCAGCGCATCGCTCCAGACGGTTATCCTTTTCAAAGTGTTGGAGTAGACTATGCCGGTCCACTCATGTGTGCTAGTCGTCAAGGTCGTGGCTGTAGGTTAGTGAAAGTGTATATTGcactatttgtttgttttaccaCCAAAGCTATCCACTTGGAGCTAGTTGGTGACCTCAcaagtaacaattttttactcGCATTGCGCCGATTTATGTCTCGTAGAGGTAAACCTACTGATCTTTATTCAGATAATGGTACCTCGTTTACTGGAGcttataaagaaatttctgaatttctgaaaaataacTGTAATTCTTTGAGTGATAGTGCAGCTTCTGAATCCATTCACTTTCATTTTATACCCGCGCATGCGCCTCATTTTGGGGGTCTCTGGGAAGCGGGTGTAAAGTCGACTAAGTATCATTTGCATAGAGTGTTGGGCAATTGTAATTTAACTTATGAGGAATTATACACTACGCTCACACAAATTGAAGCTGTATTAAACTCCCGGCCGATTACACCGCTCTCATCGGATCCTACTGATCTGTCTCCGTTGACTCCAGGCCATTTTCTTATTGGACGTCCTCTTACATCCTTACCACAAGATGATTACCGAACTAAGTCCTTTGATCACTTGACTAGATTTCAACGAATTGAGCAATTACGCCAGCATTTTTGGGCTCGTTGGAGCAAAGAATATATAGCTGAACTTCAGCAAAGGACAAAGTGGCGTACTAGTCAGGATAATCTGAAGCTGGACACTTTAGTAGTGGTGAAGGATGATAACCTCCCGCCGCTAAAATGGAGATTAGGACGAGTCGTGGCAATTCACCCTGGACTTGATGGCATCGCGCGCGTCGCCGATATAAGAACAGCAGCTGGTGTGATCCGCAGGGCATTTAGCAAAATATGCCCATTACCAGTATTTTCTACGACGGGTTGA